The sequence TGGCCAACcagacaagaagaaaaaaaaaagaaaagcatggGAAAGCCGCTTCTTCTTGAAATCCCGCGATCGTCGGCCGACATTGGAGCTCCAAATAGTATGGAAGAAAGAGGAGACGAATAAATTGAAGAAGGTCGGGTCCTTACCTAGTTTCTGATAGCATTTAGACATGGTGACGACGTGATAGCGACCAAGATTCGGAGAGAAAACCGAAGAGAATCTCCGGTGGTGAGCTCCAATCAAAGTTGCAAACTTTGATGGGGTGGAAGAATAACCGAGGAGGGCCTCTAAATAGGCATGCTCATGATCGAAGTCCGACTTAGAGTCAAATTCCGTCCAACCTTCTCAGCGAGAAAGAAGTCTCCCATCAtgagtctctttcttttacgcACGTGTGTCACAACTCAGGacttcacccaaaatagctagcctaaaagtatttttttaggttccttagtcctatataagtacccaaaatatcTCCAGTGAATAACCTATGTGGGACTAAAGATACTCCTGCACGGGTATTCACATACTCCCTCGTTCAAGTCCTAAtgtcctcatcaggctaagggtttaaatccattcaaatctattcacaaacaccacgatcagccCGTGATCAGTCTCTATGAACCCGTActgcagtgtcctctagtctACATAGACTATTGGCCGAGTTCGCTTTGCTACTATTTGTCATAGCCCAAGACTTTATCCAAAATGACTAgctaaaaagtatttttttgaaGTTTCTTAGTCTTAtacaaatacccaagatctttctagtgaataaccgatgtgggactaaagataCGCCCTCACCAGTCCTCACAATGTGCattacttttttttgtttcatttgggccaaaaagattgggatggtCAAGTAGTTATACTCTTATATACATCCGTCATACTATCAATCGCAAGCATATACGATGCAAACATGATTTAATATAGAACCCATCAATACAAAATATCTACAAAAATGCAAGTGGGTGTATAagaattcttactgggctgtaaagcttatgatacctctttcctttttctttcagagTTGCAGGTCGCTTGGTACTTGGCTATGGTTTGGATCATGGGTAAAAGGATGAATAGATAGACCATCACTAATACTGGTtagataattaaattttgtaattgtACTAGTTTCGTTGTTCATTACGAATTGAGATCATATTATTCAGTGATATTAAGGTTGTaataaattttcagatcttgcATATTCTCTAGGCATTGTTCAAGAGAGTATACGGCCATGTCACGTAGCTGATCCGGGTGATAGGTTCAAGGCGCAACATCATGTCCTGCCTTCAAATATATTTTAGATCCATGTTTCTTCCGAGTTTCTCCAAGGGAGAGCTAGTCTTCTTGGGTTAATATTGTTTTACTTGATTTTTTTCTGTTAATTCCAATAGCTATCTTTGAACCCCCATAATCCAATTAAGGTAGCAAAATAAAACACTTTCGGACTGCCTTGCATGCACAATCTCAGTGAGCACCCTTGGACAGGATACATGAAACTATACCTTCCACAGGTAGAATAATAATTTGGATAAAATTAATTGATCACTCAAATCCCAAATATAATGTCTGAAACAGTTTATATCTACTGCATTTCAGTACTTACGGTCCTTCTGTTCTAATTAGTTTGGCTTCTCTATAGGCAAAATTGTCTCCTAACAGAGCATGTTACTACTATAAGCTTCCAGTTAACATATAGTATTACCTGTGCAAGCAAATTAAGATTCATATGGCATATTCTCAAAAGGATATTCCCGGTCATGGCTTGCACATTTGCAGTCCAAATTGTCATATGATTAAGGGTAAGTAAAATTATCGCATTCATTACTCCAGTCGTTAATACTTAAAGAACCTTTAGACGAGAACTGTTAAAAGAAAGAGGTGGGTGGCGGAGTTGTTGGCATTTAATACTCATAGGCTCTTATCGCCAacccaaaatatataaaatcgTAGATCAGTAGCTGTCCTTCGAGGCAACCGAGTAAACTCTTCAGCATTTGTACAAAGAAAGGGAAAATAAGATATATTCCATTTATTGAAGAAAAGTATACATAATTATAATGGATATTTTTTTCTCAGAAATATGATGGAAATGCCATCATCCAATTTTTTGAGTCATGACCTTTTTTTTTAGTGCGTAAACTGGATTTGCATGTGATATCCGGATGAGGAGATACATTGGGAAGAAATATTCCGAAAAAAAGAACGATGCTGTTATGAGGATGAGGGCTTCATATAGAGCAAAGTatcctgattttttttaaattcatttccataaaaatagttttatctttaattaattaatttgtcTATTCTTTTTGTACTAACCATAATAACAATTTTCTAAGGTATTGAAAAATTCTTAAATTTTTCGATGTCTTTCTCTCGGTTGAATGACTCTCTAattattctccaaaattaaattaatttaaaactattCAAATATTCTTGAAttatacatatttttttgatttattcacaataaacttaagaaattttcttttatgaatcaATGATGTCATATATTGTTGCTAAGAGTGTCATTTGTTACTATTGCCtctcttatatttatttttaaataaaaattataatattttagtaatttatattttattttttttaaattcgtgGTTATTGGAttctttctgaaatttttcattaatttactatttttttttcaaattcccAATCATTACCTCTAGCAGAAACTTACAGCTAAGTGGGACCACCTCACCAAAaggacaaaaaataaaaaactgggCCAGACTTGTGCTAGGCTTTTATCAGTGCAAACATATTGGGCCTGGTCCTTTTCTAGTTTTCACGAAAAAAAGCCCGCTAACAATATAATTTGGCTTAGGTTGATAAAGGGACTATAGAACTCGCAATATGAGGATTCTGCAAGTTGTCTTCAGTTGCTAGTGAGAATCCAAATTAGCTTCCTATCTTTCACTGAAAGAAAGGAGATCTACTCATCCATGAAATCTGACTTTAATCGAAATAAGTACAACTTTGGCTCAAATGTTAAGAGGTTGAGGTTCGATGTCCTCATTGCATCGGTTCTTGTTTCAACTCTCAATTATACTAAACCCTAATCCTGCAAGATTGCTAGACTTTGCCTATCTGAGATGTGGTGTGTATAAGATAGTGGCTCTTTCCATCCCCCTCTTGAATAGAGAGAGAGCAGATagtttttttcttgtttattcCTTTTTTCCTCTACATCAAGGCAGATAGACAAACCCAACTGCCTTTTTTAAAATCATAAATCATCTTTATGTTTTCTAGACCTTAATGAATTAAATATTAGTGAAATGGCTAAAATTCGATGTTTAATGAATGATTTGTTTGTCTAGCACAATAGAAAGCACAGACTACATCCAGAAAAATATCACAATATGGAGCCTACAACGTCAAAATATAATAGCCATTAAGACAAATAATATAATGTGGCAGGTACCCTGAGTATCGTAAGATTTGATTTAATTGCATGAACAAGTTCTAAATTGATACAAATGAAGGACAATCTACACTTCATTTAAAAGGCTAGTTTATTGATTAGTAGTGGTGGTGGCACACCAAGTCTTACCAATTTGCTCTTCCTACGAGCGCAAGATTGCCAGTACTAAATTCAGCTCAATTTTGACTAATATCCTATCTGTTTGCTTGCGCTCATTAAAAAACAAATGAATCAGAATGCTTTTGTCTCACGACCATCCAAGTTTAAGGCAAAGCCTTTGCATCTGAGCTTATTAATTCTATTCTTTTCACATGGGAAAGGGGAGGAAGATGATTGGTGTGAATGAGAAATTGAGCAAGatgattaaaatattaagatatgactaaaaaaaaatgaataactgTTTGTTAAACGCCAAAGATATATGTTAGATTCCATGATCCTCGACTTTCTATTCGATCGAAGATctacaaattaaaaataataatactaataatagtaggAGAGATTCTAGTGATGAAAGCGattgggagaaaaaaaaaatctaatgcaATAACAATACTCAAAATCACCCAGTCCTCATTCACCTAACCCACACCCTTGCACTCCACGCAGCTCATTGCTTAGAGTCATTTTGTCATCCTCTCGGAGGCCTGCAGCTGTTATCCAAGGCATGCAGCACGGATTGGCACCCAAGTGGGACTTCTTCCTGTTCCTAGAAGTCAATCAATAGAAATCTGAAGGCAGACTCCGTGACAGAAGCTTTAAAGAGAAGCATGAAACATGGGAGGATGTCTAAGCCTGCATGTGGTGTAGAACGTGGAAAATGGAACCAAGTTGCAAACATGCCCAAACATTCAAAAAAATAACCTAAAGCATAACACAATATAGAAAAGTAAGGCCACATATATAAATCCTAACTAAAATTCTTCTGACAAGTTAATTAGTCTATGTGCTACAGCTATATATGATACTAAACCGATGAATTAGGCATACGTTGGCTATAAGGTACCTAGAAGAAATATAGTTTATCTTGGATAGATCACCCTCCTTTTCCCTCGAAAAACTTGACCTCTTCAAATGTTATATATCTTGTATAATATGAGCTTCAGACTATTTAATATATTTGTTTCGCGCTACCATTAACTAGATAGTTATAATTGGTGAGGGAACATTAGAGAATACCATACATAATGGTGCATGGGAATAAGTTGGCAGGAGATTTGGCAGAAGAGAAACAAAATTGTGATTTTGGTTCACATAGTCCCTAAGAAATTCGGATATGGAAATTGCCTCTCAAAATGATCcagtattttttaattttaggaCTGTACGTATTATCAAGGATGGAATGATCTTTAATATAACTAGTCTGTGTCGGATCAATTTTAGTGAATTCACAGAAGGGCAAAGCAGATTAGCTAATACCTTGGTGATGATCTTGATACAACTAGGAATAAGGCTAATCGGGCAGTAACCTGAAGGGGTGTTTGTAAATTACTTTTTCGGAATTAGGGCAAGAACAGCATGAGTGAGATAGGGAAGATCAAGATTATGGTCATAAAGTTGCTGGAATAAAGAGAGAAGATCACTGTAGACAATGTTCCAAAATTACTGATAAAAAAAACTCATTGTAAAACCATCCAGGTCAGGACTTCTGTCACCTTTGAAGCTAAATACAACAGCTTTTAAGGGTAGATGCAAATCTGTGGCAGATATGATTCATGAAATTAGATTTAGTTGGAAGGAATGGGGCTATCTGTATCCTCTTTGAGTTAGATTATTTATCTTGATTGTTCTAGAAGATTTTGTTCTCTTTATATAGTCTTCTTCTGGTTTTCTTctcaaagagaaaaaagaaggaaaatttgGTAGTCTGCTTCTCCTTTGAAGGTCAAGTTCTTTTTCTGGTTTATTCTTCATGATAAAATCCTAATGCCTGAAAACTGGGCCATGCGTCTCTTGAAGGACATTGTCGTAATGTAAATCTGCATATGTATTGGTGAAGCGTGTATTACTGGAGTTCCATTTCCCTACACAACTATGGACATTAGTCTATGGATGCTTGGTGGTGGAGGCTTTGGCATGGAAAAAAACTTGAGAATTTTTGGCTTGAATTATAGGCAAACTTCTGTTATCATCCCTGAAGTAACTCTCTGTTGCCTCTTCTGAACATGTTTGGTAGGTGACTTGGGGGGCATTATCCCATCATGGGGTCTGCCTATGCCTTCTACCTGctgtttctccctctctctcccctttgTAATCATTTCtctcatgaaattaattaatgACTCAAgccatatttcttctcaaaaaaGAATTCCATCTATTTGTATCCAACCAAGATTTTCAAATGAAGAGGTTTTGTGGGCGACCGGCATCGACGTGAATGAGATTTCGAGTAATATAACTCAATTTAAAAGGGGCCATTAAGGTCCATGTTGGACTAACAACCCTCTGACTTTTAATTTTGTTCATGGAAAAATTTTGCCTACCTTTCGGTTGGATGTCAATTTTCTGTTTAGTCCCCCGTCCAAATACCAATCTCATAGTCTTAAATTTAAAGTTCTAGTTATGTATGCATGGACTGGAATATATCCGAATTTTTTGACAATGTAACGGGAGCAAGATATCAATATCTGAATTGGTGTAGTAAAATCAGAATTATCTACtctttcaaaatattaattttaatatcCATATCAACTTAGGATTAGAATGAAATATCCATGGCAGTTCTATGGCTTTGCATGAACTGATATCTCAACGAGATATACTAGTTATCTAATAAATTAATGTATCCTTTCGAGATGTTGGGATTTGTTGCACGTATCAGCTCTCGCTAAATTCTTGGTTTGGTTGAGCTGGCTAGCAAACTTGGAAAACAAGCTCTTACAAATAGAACTTACAACTCTGTTGCTAACTATATCTCGTCTTGATTTagcttctgttttcttcttattctaCTCTTTATTTTTCACCAGCCAAAATTTATGCCGCTCCGAACCTGTaattcttttcttcaatttcaataaattcGAATCTAAGGGATCTCTACTGATAATTACAACCTTTGTCCTTAATAGTTTCCCACTTGGTGTAGAttttttgattctttttttattaaaaaaatttggctTCCGTTTTTACTTCCATATCAACCCGGCATGTTTGTTTTTATTTCATCAATAAAcaaataatcaataaaaatcAACAAGTAAtaggtttatttttttaaaaaatataaatatataaatagatCTATCCTATTCTATTAGTTTAAGTTTTTGGGATAAATAATGATTTTAATATGGTACATATTAGAGCAGAGGTCGTGGCTcatctattaaaaaaaagtttggcttacataaaaaaaaatataaaaaaaatataaatatataaataaatttttctcATTCTAATAATTTAAGTTTTTAAAATAAACGGTGAttgcaacaattttttttttgtgggtagGAACCGGCAATGGGTTTGCGAGCTCCCAATCATATGAGACCGGAAGTCGCAAGAAGGTGGTCAGCCACCTCtcagcaaaaataaaataaaattcccaaaatacccatacTAGAGTTCCCATTCTGCCCCATTCTTGGTTTATCTCAACCTACCCTTCCCTCCGGCTTCTATAATAAGAAGCGCTGTGCCACGATGGAGGAGGGTGTTATCCACAATATATCAAAAACCGCCTCGCCTCTCTCGTCCTCCCTCAAACTAGCTTCTTATAAGaataagaagagagaggaagagagaataaATACAACGCTTATTTCATCAAGGAAAGCACAAACCGCTTCCTCTCTCCCAATTTTAATTTCTTCCTGAAAAGTTTCCCCTTCGACAAACCTAGTACTACCTATTTAGCCAATTCCAGTGACGTTTGAGGCGTCATCCGTCGCTCTGCAGCCCACAAGAAAGAAGAATTCATGGCGGAAATCCCAAAGCCGGTGAGTCTCTTCATGATTCTTTTCTTCAACGTTCGATTTGAGTAGGTGGAGTACTAAAGagctcttttctttttgattcttGTTTGGGGTTTTTTTAGGGTTTTGGAGAAGCGAAACCAAGTGCTTCTGCGATGAGTTTAGACCATGAGGAAGTCGAGCGAAGCAAGACGGAGGAGTCAGATGGCTTCGTCGCCATCGATATCGGAGCCCTCTCGATTCTCTCCGTCAACAACGACAAGGACTCTACTTGCAGCCCTCGGGTCTCGGTAGCTTTTCTCACCTTCCTCTCTTCCCCTCTCATAACTCGCTTTCCGTTTCTCTTCGATCGGACCTTtctttaaatataaaattagaaTATAGATCCGAATTTACCCATAAAAATGAAACTCTTTCTATTTGTTGATTGGTTGATTTTTTGGGGGAGTTAAATTTAGAGGGTGAAAAACCTTTCCCGAAAAGGATCGCAGCGAAGCGGCGGAGGCGAGGAGCGGACGGCGGCGGAAGGAGAGACCGCCGACTCCTCTACCGGTGAGTTCCCCTACCCCGACTCCGATTCGTCACCGACTCGTCCGAGTCGACCGTTAGGGCTTCGCGTAACGCCGGAAATGACGTTGTGATGATGTCAATACACTAAACCGTAATTTTGTCT is a genomic window of Phoenix dactylifera cultivar Barhee BC4 chromosome 4, palm_55x_up_171113_PBpolish2nd_filt_p, whole genome shotgun sequence containing:
- the LOC103715352 gene encoding uncharacterized protein LOC103715352; translated protein: MAEIPKPGFGEAKPSASAMSLDHEEVERSKTEESDGFVAIDIGALSILSVNNDKDSTCSPRVSRVKNLSRKGSQRSGGGEERTAAEGETADSSTGGPDSDVKSALLVHVAGEGEPSGLSHATTPTAAGGRCRRLGRRQTPWLDPRRVLFFFATLSSMGTMILLYFTLSMGKMAGNDSNAR